A single Microbaculum marinisediminis DNA region contains:
- a CDS encoding YHS domain-containing (seleno)protein — protein sequence MKYAKPLFAAATLAAVLSTAPAFAADEYNVSTGTTLSGAGVASRGDDLIALATGLKVTPGLAEHTVEHDGVAYYFSSEETMKTFAADPGKYMPQYGGFCAFGVAIGKKLDASNRYADIVDGKLYVFLNAVAFDKYKDDKAGTLAKAEANWPEMHHRSVAEVNGL from the coding sequence ATGAAATACGCCAAGCCCCTCTTCGCCGCCGCCACCCTCGCGGCCGTCCTGTCCACCGCTCCCGCCTTCGCGGCCGACGAGTACAACGTGTCGACCGGCACCACGCTCAGCGGCGCCGGCGTCGCCTCTCGCGGCGACGACCTCATCGCGCTGGCCACCGGCCTGAAAGTGACGCCGGGCCTGGCCGAGCACACCGTCGAGCACGACGGCGTCGCCTACTATTTCTCCTCCGAGGAGACGATGAAGACCTTCGCCGCCGACCCGGGCAAGTACATGCCGCAATACGGCGGGTTCTGCGCCTTCGGCGTCGCCATCGGCAAGAAGCTCGACGCCAGCAACCGTTACGCCGACATCGTCGACGGCAAGCTCTACGTGTTCCTGAACGCCGTGGCGTTCGACAAGTACAAGGACGACAAGGCCGGCACGCTCGCCAAGGCCGAGGCAAACTGGCCGGAGATGCATCACCGTTCGGTGGCCGAGGTCAACGGCCTCTAG
- the cyoA gene encoding ubiquinol oxidase subunit II has protein sequence MARPRPTFPTSRSLPSTMVRAGLVLGLAGLAAGCNDGNWPVLNPDGPIAFAERELLYTAVGLMLLVIIPVYVLTAWVLLRYRASKENPDYRPDWQSNKVDVIVWIGPALIVIAIGTIVWDYTHRLDPYKPIASPEAPVEIQAIAQDWKWLFVYPQENIAAVNELAIPAGRPVSIRITSDTVMNSFYIPGLAGQIFAMAGMQTRLNLQADTPDTYVGRNTQYSGSGFSDQQFTVKAVSADEYQAWLGIVRESSDTLDTQTYAALAKPSQKVPVTYYSSVEPGLFDRIIEKYTGDRRRRMAQLDTYAGQFNCGPSDRQEVH, from the coding sequence ATGGCTCGACCACGCCCGACGTTTCCGACATCCAGATCCCTGCCATCGACGATGGTACGCGCCGGCCTCGTGCTCGGCCTCGCCGGCCTCGCCGCCGGCTGCAACGACGGCAACTGGCCGGTGCTCAATCCCGACGGGCCGATCGCCTTCGCGGAACGCGAGCTCCTGTACACCGCCGTCGGGCTGATGCTGCTCGTCATCATCCCCGTCTACGTGCTCACGGCCTGGGTCCTGCTGCGCTATCGCGCGTCCAAGGAAAACCCGGACTACCGGCCGGACTGGCAGTCGAACAAGGTCGACGTGATCGTCTGGATCGGCCCCGCCCTGATCGTCATCGCGATCGGCACCATCGTGTGGGACTACACGCACCGGCTCGATCCCTACAAGCCGATCGCCTCGCCGGAGGCGCCGGTGGAAATCCAGGCCATCGCCCAGGACTGGAAGTGGCTGTTCGTCTACCCGCAGGAGAACATCGCCGCGGTGAACGAACTGGCGATTCCCGCGGGCCGGCCCGTCTCGATCCGCATCACCTCCGACACGGTGATGAATTCCTTCTACATCCCCGGCCTCGCCGGCCAGATCTTCGCCATGGCCGGCATGCAGACGCGGCTCAACCTGCAGGCCGACACCCCGGACACCTATGTCGGCCGCAACACCCAGTACAGCGGCAGCGGCTTCTCGGACCAGCAATTCACGGTCAAGGCCGTCTCGGCGGATGAATACCAGGCCTGGCTCGGGATCGTGCGCGAGTCTTCCGACACGCTCGACACGCAGACCTACGCGGCGCTCGCCAAGCCGAGCCAGAAGGTTCCCGTGACCTACTATTCCAGCGTCGAGCCCGGCCTGTTCGACAGGATCATCGAGAAATACACGGGCGACAGGAGGCGCCGGATGGCCCAGCTCGACACGTATGCGGGCCAGTTCAATTGCGGGCCGTCCGACAGGCAGGAGGTTCACTGA
- the cyoB gene encoding cytochrome o ubiquinol oxidase subunit I, which translates to MLGKLSFEALPFYSPVALGGALGEVGAAVLVLAVITWLGAWKYLWREWLTSVDHKRIGIMYIVLALVMLLRGFADAILMRTQQAIALGDDGYLPPDHFDQIFSAHGTIMIFFMAMPFLTGLINFVVPQQIGARDVSFPFLNSVSLWLTASGAGLVLVSLVIGKFSTAGWTAYPPYSGIEYNPGVGVDYWLWAVILSGVGTTMTGINFVVTIFKRRAPGMTLMRMPLFTWTALVTSVLIVFAFPAVTVVGAQLALDRYLDMHFFTNGDGGNMMNYINLIWIWGHPEVYILILPAFGIFSEVVATFSRKRLFGYESLVYATAVIGLLSFTVWLHHFFTMGSSANVNAFFGITTMIIAVPTGVKIYDWLLTMYGGRITVSVPMLWTLGFIVTFVIGGMTGVLLAIPPVDYMMHNSTFLVAHFHNMLIPGALFGYFAGYTYWFPKAFGFRLDDTWGRRAFWAWIVGFYLAFMPLYALGFMGMPRRMEHYDMAAWQPWLVVAAAGAFLILIGIGCLIMQLYVSIRNRAELADTTGDPWDGRTLEWATASPPAPYNFARVPVVHDRDELTWRKANPAEATRDDIASEIEMPDNTGAGVVIGVVAGVFGFAMVWHIWWLAAVSALLILAVLVARSFNDDGEQLLSADDIATAETRGSGPLLGYRA; encoded by the coding sequence ATGCTCGGGAAACTGTCCTTCGAGGCCCTGCCGTTCTACAGCCCCGTGGCGCTGGGCGGCGCGCTCGGCGAGGTCGGCGCCGCCGTGCTCGTCCTCGCCGTCATCACCTGGCTGGGGGCGTGGAAATACCTGTGGCGCGAGTGGCTGACCAGTGTCGACCACAAGCGCATCGGCATCATGTACATCGTGCTGGCGCTGGTGATGCTGCTGCGCGGCTTCGCCGACGCGATCCTGATGCGGACGCAGCAGGCCATCGCGCTGGGCGATGACGGCTATCTGCCGCCGGACCACTTCGACCAGATCTTCTCCGCGCACGGCACCATCATGATCTTCTTCATGGCGATGCCGTTCCTGACGGGGCTGATCAACTTCGTCGTGCCGCAGCAGATCGGCGCGCGCGACGTCTCCTTCCCGTTCCTGAACTCGGTCAGCCTGTGGCTGACGGCGTCGGGCGCCGGGTTGGTGCTGGTCTCGCTGGTCATCGGCAAGTTCTCGACCGCCGGCTGGACCGCGTACCCGCCCTATTCCGGCATCGAGTACAACCCCGGCGTCGGCGTCGACTACTGGCTATGGGCGGTGATCCTGTCCGGCGTCGGCACCACGATGACCGGCATCAACTTCGTCGTCACCATCTTCAAGCGGCGCGCGCCGGGCATGACCCTGATGCGCATGCCGCTGTTCACCTGGACGGCGCTCGTCACCAGCGTCCTGATCGTCTTCGCCTTCCCCGCCGTCACCGTCGTCGGCGCCCAGCTCGCGCTCGACCGCTATCTGGACATGCACTTCTTCACCAATGGCGACGGCGGCAACATGATGAACTACATCAACCTGATCTGGATCTGGGGCCATCCGGAGGTCTACATCCTGATCCTGCCCGCCTTCGGCATCTTCTCCGAGGTCGTCGCGACGTTCTCGCGCAAGCGCCTCTTCGGCTACGAGTCGCTGGTCTACGCCACCGCGGTGATCGGCCTGCTGTCGTTCACCGTCTGGTTGCACCACTTCTTCACCATGGGCTCGAGCGCCAACGTCAACGCCTTCTTCGGCATCACCACGATGATCATCGCGGTGCCGACCGGGGTGAAGATTTACGACTGGCTTCTGACCATGTATGGCGGCCGCATCACCGTCTCGGTGCCGATGCTGTGGACGCTCGGCTTCATCGTCACCTTCGTCATCGGCGGCATGACCGGCGTCCTGCTCGCCATCCCGCCGGTCGACTACATGATGCACAACTCGACCTTCCTGGTCGCCCACTTCCACAACATGCTGATCCCCGGCGCGCTGTTCGGCTACTTCGCGGGCTACACCTACTGGTTCCCCAAGGCGTTCGGCTTCAGGCTCGACGATACCTGGGGGCGGCGCGCCTTCTGGGCCTGGATCGTCGGCTTCTACCTCGCCTTCATGCCGCTCTACGCGCTCGGCTTCATGGGCATGCCGCGGCGCATGGAGCATTACGACATGGCCGCCTGGCAGCCCTGGCTGGTCGTCGCGGCCGCCGGCGCCTTCCTGATCCTGATCGGCATCGGCTGCCTGATCATGCAGCTCTATGTCAGCATCCGGAACCGGGCGGAGCTGGCCGACACCACCGGCGATCCGTGGGACGGGCGCACGCTGGAATGGGCCACCGCCTCGCCGCCGGCGCCCTACAACTTCGCCAGGGTCCCGGTCGTGCACGACCGCGACGAGCTGACCTGGCGCAAGGCCAATCCGGCCGAAGCGACCAGGGACGACATCGCCTCGGAAATCGAGATGCCGGACAACACCGGGGCCGGCGTCGTCATCGGCGTCGTCGCCGGCGTGTTCGGATTCGCGATGGTGTGGCACATCTGGTGGCTCGCCGCCGTGTCGGCCCTGCTGATCCTGGCGGTCCTCGTCGCGCGCAGCTTCAACGACGACGGCGAGCAGCTTCTGTCGGCCGACGACATCGCCACGGCCGAGACCCGCGGCAGCGGTCCGCTCCTGGGCTACCGCGCATGA
- the cyoC gene encoding cytochrome o ubiquinol oxidase subunit III, with amino-acid sequence MSAEATTMRPESGKDAALADRDFGFWVYLMSDAIIFALLFATYLVLKSGTAGGPTGQDLFDINRTFAETMLLLASSVTFGMASVAVAGRNRAGVVAWLAVTFVLGAAFLALEFGEFAGMIAQDAGPGRSGFLSAFFTLVGTHGLHVSGGLVWIAVMIAQVRLKGLTAPVVSRLFRLGLFWHFLDIVWIGIFSVVYLPGVM; translated from the coding sequence ATGAGCGCCGAAGCGACAACGATGCGACCCGAAAGCGGGAAGGACGCGGCGCTCGCCGACCGCGATTTCGGCTTCTGGGTCTATCTGATGAGCGACGCGATCATCTTCGCGTTGCTGTTTGCGACCTATCTCGTGCTGAAGTCGGGCACCGCCGGCGGACCGACCGGCCAGGACCTGTTCGACATCAACCGGACCTTCGCCGAGACCATGCTGCTGCTCGCCAGCTCGGTCACCTTCGGCATGGCCAGCGTCGCGGTCGCCGGGCGCAACCGCGCGGGCGTCGTCGCCTGGCTCGCCGTTACCTTCGTGCTCGGCGCCGCCTTCCTGGCCCTGGAGTTCGGCGAGTTCGCCGGCATGATCGCCCAGGACGCCGGACCGGGGCGCAGCGGATTCCTGTCGGCCTTCTTCACGCTGGTCGGCACGCACGGCCTGCATGTCAGCGGCGGCCTCGTCTGGATCGCGGTGATGATCGCGCAGGTGCGCCTCAAGGGCCTCACCGCCCCGGTCGTCTCGCGCCTGTTCCGGCTCGGCCTGTTCTGGCACTTCCTGGATATCGTCTGGATCGGGATCTTCTCGGTCGTCTACCTGCCGGGGGTGATGTGA
- the cyoD gene encoding cytochrome o ubiquinol oxidase subunit IV: MNATPNLSASPQAPEGKSPDELRRSYLIGFGLALVLTAIAFAIVAFGLMPAGPALVVIAILAVIQVLVHLYFFLHLDPRTAPRENVLTLAFAVVLIFIMIGGSLWIMFDLNQRMMM, encoded by the coding sequence ATGAACGCGACACCGAACCTTTCGGCATCCCCGCAGGCACCGGAGGGGAAATCACCGGACGAGCTGCGAAGGTCCTATCTGATCGGCTTCGGGCTGGCGCTCGTCCTGACCGCCATTGCCTTCGCGATCGTCGCCTTCGGGCTGATGCCGGCCGGCCCGGCGCTCGTCGTCATCGCGATCCTGGCGGTGATCCAGGTGCTGGTGCACCTCTATTTCTTCCTGCATCTGGATCCGCGCACGGCGCCGCGCGAGAACGTGCTGACGCTCGCCTTCGCCGTGGTGCTGATCTTCATCATGATCGGCGGGTCGCTGTGGATCATGTTCGATCTGAACCAGCGGATGATGATGTAG
- the arsC gene encoding arsenate reductase (glutaredoxin) (This arsenate reductase requires both glutathione and glutaredoxin to convert arsenate to arsenite, after which the efflux transporter formed by ArsA and ArsB can extrude the arsenite from the cell, providing resistance.) — protein MRVTIWHNPRCSKSRQTLELLRDRGVEPTVVEYLKTPPDAVAIKAALKKLGLKPRDLLRRGEAAYKARGLADPGLSDDDIIAAMVAEPVLIERPVVITGDRAAIGRPPENVLEIL, from the coding sequence ATGAGGGTCACCATCTGGCACAATCCGCGGTGCTCCAAGTCGCGCCAGACGCTGGAATTGCTGCGCGACAGGGGCGTCGAGCCGACCGTCGTCGAATACCTGAAGACGCCGCCGGATGCCGTCGCCATCAAGGCCGCCCTGAAGAAACTCGGCCTGAAGCCGCGCGATCTGCTGCGCCGCGGCGAGGCTGCCTACAAGGCGCGCGGGCTCGCCGATCCGGGCCTGTCGGACGACGACATCATCGCGGCCATGGTCGCCGAGCCGGTGCTGATCGAGCGCCCGGTGGTGATCACCGGCGACCGCGCCGCGATCGGACGCCCGCCGGAAAACGTGCTCGAGATCCTCTGA
- a CDS encoding quinone-dependent dihydroorotate dehydrogenase — protein sequence MIGALSALARPVFGAIDPERAHDLAISSLKLAQTTGVLRCAAGGDDPRLAVGLFDLAFPNPLGMAAGFDKHGEVPDALVALGFGFAEIGTVAPRPQLGNPRPRVFRLAGDRAVINRYGFNTQGHDAVRAHLEARRGHGILGVNIGANKDASDRAADYVAGVDCFAGIADYFTVNISSPNTPGLRDLQHEQALEDLLSRVSAARDRQVDRIGRPVPLLLKIAPDLEDTDLDGIAGAVTRHRFDGVIVSNTTLSRVGLCRAGISDRHASEAGGLSGRPLFRRSTVVLARLRRRLAPEIPIVGVGGIDSAETAYEKIRAGAALVQVYTGLVYEGLGLVGDIKRGLVRQLDRDGFGAIGDAVGTATEDWARERIE from the coding sequence GTGATCGGGGCGCTGTCGGCGCTCGCCCGGCCCGTATTCGGCGCGATCGACCCCGAGCGCGCCCACGATCTGGCGATCTCGTCCCTGAAACTCGCGCAAACGACCGGCGTGCTCCGGTGTGCCGCGGGCGGCGACGATCCGCGTCTCGCCGTCGGCCTGTTCGACCTCGCCTTTCCCAACCCGCTCGGCATGGCCGCCGGGTTCGACAAGCATGGCGAGGTGCCCGACGCGCTCGTGGCGCTCGGCTTCGGCTTCGCCGAGATCGGCACCGTCGCCCCGCGTCCGCAGCTCGGCAATCCGAGGCCGCGCGTCTTCCGGCTCGCCGGCGACCGCGCGGTGATCAATCGCTACGGCTTCAATACGCAGGGCCACGACGCGGTCCGGGCGCATCTCGAGGCGCGCCGCGGACACGGCATCCTCGGCGTCAATATCGGTGCCAACAAGGATGCCTCCGACCGCGCCGCCGACTATGTCGCCGGGGTCGACTGCTTCGCCGGCATCGCCGACTATTTCACCGTCAACATCTCCTCGCCGAACACGCCCGGCCTGCGTGATCTCCAGCACGAGCAGGCGCTCGAGGACCTGCTATCCCGCGTGTCGGCGGCGCGTGACCGGCAGGTGGACCGGATTGGCCGGCCCGTCCCGCTGCTCCTGAAGATCGCCCCGGACCTCGAGGACACCGATCTCGACGGCATCGCCGGGGCGGTGACGCGCCATCGCTTCGACGGCGTCATCGTTTCGAACACGACCCTGTCCCGGGTGGGCCTGTGCCGGGCCGGGATTTCGGACCGGCATGCCTCGGAGGCCGGCGGTCTGTCGGGCCGACCGCTGTTCCGCCGCTCTACGGTCGTGCTCGCCCGTCTGCGCCGGCGCCTGGCGCCGGAGATCCCGATCGTCGGCGTCGGCGGCATCGATTCCGCCGAAACGGCCTACGAGAAGATCCGCGCCGGAGCCGCGCTCGTTCAGGTCTATACCGGTCTGGTCTATGAAGGCCTCGGGCTCGTCGGCGACATCAAGCGCGGCCTCGTCCGTCAACTCGACCGCGATGGCTTCGGCGCGATCGGCGACGCGGTCGGCACGGCAACCGAGGACTGGGCACGGGAGAGGATCGAATGA
- a CDS encoding DUF952 domain-containing protein, translating to MTRTVFKICGRDEWRLAENAGTYSGNADDARDGFIHLSAADQVAGTLARHYAGRDDLLIVSVDASALGEALKWEPSRGGALFPHLYGDLPLAAVTEVAAIAAPDDGSGA from the coding sequence ATGACCCGAACCGTTTTCAAGATCTGCGGCCGCGACGAGTGGCGTTTGGCGGAGAACGCCGGCACTTATTCCGGCAACGCCGACGATGCCCGCGACGGCTTCATCCATCTGTCCGCCGCCGACCAGGTCGCCGGCACGCTGGCCCGGCACTACGCCGGCCGCGACGACCTGCTGATCGTCAGCGTCGACGCGAGCGCGCTGGGCGAGGCCCTCAAATGGGAGCCGTCGCGCGGCGGCGCCCTGTTCCCGCATCTTTACGGGGACCTGCCGCTCGCAGCGGTTACCGAGGTCGCGGCGATCGCGGCGCCGGACGACGGATCCGGCGCGTGA